One window of Perca flavescens isolate YP-PL-M2 chromosome 15, PFLA_1.0, whole genome shotgun sequence genomic DNA carries:
- the ddx39ab gene encoding DEAD (Asp-Glu-Ala-Asp) box polypeptide 39Ab — protein MAENDVDNELLDYEEDEEPQGAPESAVPAGKKEVKGSYVSIHSSGFRDFLLKPELLRAIIDCGFEHPSEVQHECIPQAILGMDILCQAKSGMGKTAVFVLATLQQIEPVDGQVSVLVMCHTRELAFQISKEYERFSKYMSSVKAAVFFGGMVIRKDEEVLKKNCPHIVVGTPGRILALIRNKTLNLKNVKHFVLDECDKMLEQLDMRRDVQEIFKITPHEKQVMMFSATLSKEIRPVCRKFMQDPMEVFVDDETKLTLHGLQQYYCKLKDSEKNRKLFDLLDVLEFNQVVIFVKSVQRCIALAQLLVEQNFPAIAIHRGMAQEERLSRYQQFKDFQRRILVATNLFGRGMDIERVNIVFNYDMPEDSDTYLHRVARAGRFGTKGLAITFVSDETDAKTLNDVQDRFEVNVAELPDEIDISSYIEQSR, from the exons ATGGCAGAGAATGATGTTGATAACGAGCTGCTCGACTACGAAGAAGATGAGGAGCCTCAAGGAGCGCCCGAGAGCGCGGTCCCCGCAGGCAAGAAGGAGGTCAAGGGTTCCTACGTTTCCATCCACAGCTCTGGCTTCAGAGACTTTCTGCTCAAACCAGAGCTGCTCCGCGCAATCATCGATTGTGGTTTTGAGCATCCGTCTGAAG tccAGCATGAATGCATCCCACAGGCTATCTTGGGCATGGACATCCTGTGCCAAGCCAAGTCTGGTATGGGAAAGACGGCAGTGTTTGTGCTGGCCACACTGCAGCAGATTGAACCCGTTGATGGACAG GTGTCTGTGTTGGTCATGTGCCACACGAGAGAGCTGGCCTTCCAAATCAGTAAAGAGTACGAGCGTTTCTCCAAGTACATGTCCTCGGTGAAGGCAGCCGTGTTCTTTGGGGGCATGGTCATCAGGAAGGACGAGGAAGTCCTGAAGAAGAACTGTCCCCATATCGTGGTCGGAACCCCCGGCCGCATCCTCGCTCTCATCCGCAACAAGACGCTCAATCTGAAGAACGTCAAGCACTTCGTCCTGGATGAGTGCGACAAAATGTTGGAGCAGCTAG ACATGAGGCGTGATGTACAGGAGATTTTCAAGATCACACCCCATGAGAAGCAGGTCATGATGTTCAGCGCCACGCTGAGCAAAGAGATCCGACCAGTCTGCCGCAAATTCATGCAGGAT CCCATGGAAGTATTTGTGGACGACGAGACCAAACTGACACTCCACGGCCTGCAGCAGTACTACTGCAAGCTGAAGGACAGCGAGAAGAACCGCAAGCTCTTTGACCTGCTCGACGTGTTGGAGTTCAACCAG GTGGTGATCTTTGTCAAGTCAGTGCAGCGCTGCATTGCTCTGGCCCAGCTTCTGGTGGAACAAAATTTCCCTGCCATTGCCATCCACAGGGGAATGGCTCAGGAGGAGAG GCTGTCTCGCTATCAGCAATTTAAGGACTTCCAAAGGCGGATCCTGGTGGCCACTAACCTCTTTGGCCGAGGGATGGACATTGAGCGGGTCAATATCGTCTTCAACTACGACATGCCAGAAGATTCTGACACCTATTTGCACAGG GTTGCCCGTGCTGGCAGGTTTGGAACCAAAGGCCTGGCTATAACCTTTGTGTCAGACGAGACCGACGCCAAGACTCTGAACGATGTTCAGGACCGTTTTGAAGTCAACGTGGCCGAGCTGCCAGACGAGATCGACATCTCCTCTTACA tcgAGCAGTCCAGATGA